From Pseudomonas poae, the proteins below share one genomic window:
- a CDS encoding UvrD-helicase domain-containing protein codes for MTLSQLVAPITDADVDWVITLMGLEMLDEPRRDFLKSMDTIDVAACPGSGKTTLVVAKLAILARHWKSRMQGICVLSHTNAAREEIEKRLGDTEVGQRLLRFPHYIDTIHGFTGRFLASPWLRSKGIALQAIDDELTHKARRRGLTNSEHFGAKAAFEAKHKNLHSLRVRSADFDDPLGGEDIGFAPHTPTYKSVVKSLSGAAKAGYFCFDEVFVLGHALLDQEPTVGGALRLRFPCVLIDEMQDTQPDQADVLHRIFPHDDPDVRVIRVGDPNQEIFEKTAPLQDPFPDPGRQLEIASSFRFDQAIASIANPFAYVPITAGLIGLRAPQAPDNTPNTIIVFPDDDATDVLDEFGKLVLKHLSTESRKAGVFAVGAVHRLDNFKANQYPKALEHYWPSYRSDTTKASFKPRTFAEGAHIARRYAMKEPTASSAVELLASCLANLGELAFPYSLVQLKGRRQAAVQEKLTTKPESFAQYRECLRQILFVPSEVTQHDWINEISPKLLMLAAALHDAEGNAIHSEGHRYLAWEPAPAATEVGESGGSLVNTYRFQDGGDGVDIRMASIHSEKGKTHAATLILETFRGTHFIKKLMPWLEGKKTAAKRPQVTAKRDMMLMYVGMTRPSHMLCLAVRQSSLGEGRSGEKRRAALEAAGWSILDLTT; via the coding sequence ATGACGCTCAGCCAACTGGTAGCGCCCATCACCGACGCTGATGTGGACTGGGTAATTACGCTAATGGGGCTGGAGATGCTTGACGAGCCCCGTCGTGACTTCTTGAAGTCCATGGATACCATCGATGTAGCGGCTTGCCCGGGGAGCGGCAAGACCACCCTGGTCGTGGCTAAACTTGCCATCCTGGCTCGCCATTGGAAGAGCCGTATGCAGGGTATCTGCGTGCTTTCTCACACCAACGCAGCTCGGGAAGAGATCGAGAAACGCCTCGGTGACACTGAGGTAGGCCAGCGGCTCCTGCGCTTCCCCCACTATATCGACACCATCCATGGTTTCACCGGCCGATTCTTAGCTTCACCGTGGTTACGCTCTAAAGGGATTGCATTGCAGGCGATTGACGATGAGCTCACGCATAAGGCACGTCGTAGGGGGCTGACGAACAGCGAGCATTTCGGTGCAAAGGCTGCCTTCGAGGCGAAGCACAAAAACCTCCACAGCTTGCGAGTCCGGTCTGCCGATTTCGATGATCCACTCGGAGGTGAAGACATCGGATTTGCGCCACACACTCCTACCTACAAGAGTGTCGTGAAATCGCTGAGCGGAGCCGCCAAGGCTGGTTACTTCTGTTTCGATGAAGTGTTCGTACTAGGCCACGCGTTGCTTGATCAGGAGCCGACTGTGGGCGGTGCATTGCGTCTGCGCTTCCCATGCGTGTTGATAGATGAGATGCAGGACACCCAGCCAGACCAGGCGGACGTGCTGCATCGGATTTTTCCTCACGATGATCCGGATGTCCGCGTCATTCGCGTTGGCGACCCAAACCAAGAAATTTTTGAGAAGACCGCGCCACTCCAGGATCCATTCCCAGACCCTGGGCGCCAGTTGGAGATCGCGAGCAGCTTCCGGTTTGATCAGGCCATTGCATCGATTGCCAACCCGTTTGCGTATGTCCCTATCACGGCTGGCCTGATCGGGCTTCGTGCTCCGCAGGCCCCGGACAACACACCTAACACGATCATCGTTTTCCCCGACGACGATGCGACTGATGTACTTGATGAATTCGGGAAGTTAGTGCTGAAGCACCTGTCGACGGAATCCCGTAAGGCTGGTGTATTCGCAGTCGGGGCGGTGCACCGGCTGGACAACTTCAAGGCGAACCAGTACCCGAAAGCTCTGGAGCACTACTGGCCATCCTACCGATCTGATACGACGAAGGCCTCGTTCAAGCCTCGTACGTTCGCGGAAGGTGCTCATATCGCCCGGCGTTATGCCATGAAAGAGCCAACCGCCTCTTCTGCTGTTGAGTTGTTGGCTTCGTGCCTGGCCAACCTCGGTGAGTTGGCGTTTCCATATAGCCTGGTTCAACTGAAGGGCCGACGCCAAGCTGCGGTACAGGAGAAACTCACGACCAAGCCTGAATCGTTTGCACAGTACCGCGAATGCCTCCGGCAGATCCTGTTTGTGCCATCCGAGGTCACGCAGCATGATTGGATCAACGAAATCTCACCGAAGCTCCTGATGCTGGCGGCTGCTCTCCATGACGCCGAGGGAAATGCAATTCATAGCGAAGGCCATCGTTATCTCGCCTGGGAGCCTGCTCCCGCGGCTACTGAGGTCGGAGAGAGTGGCGGATCCCTGGTTAATACTTACCGGTTCCAGGATGGTGGCGATGGCGTCGACATCCGAATGGCATCCATTCACTCGGAGAAGGGCAAGACTCATGCCGCGACGCTGATTCTGGAAACTTTCCGGGGTACCCATTTCATCAAGAAGCTCATGCCGTGGCTTGAGGGCAAAAAAACAGCTGCCAAACGCCCCCAAGTAACGGCGAAGAGAGACATGATGCTGATGTACGTGGGGATGACCAGGCCGTCGCACATGCTGTGTCTGGCTGTACGGCAGAGCAGCCTGGGAGAGGGACGCAGCGGGGAGAAGCGAAGGGCCGCGCTGGAAGCAGCAGGGTGGTCGATTCTGGATCTAACTACCTGA